One Rosa chinensis cultivar Old Blush chromosome 5, RchiOBHm-V2, whole genome shotgun sequence genomic region harbors:
- the LOC112201510 gene encoding fatty acyl-CoA reductase 3 gives MESASILRYLEGKTILVTGGTGFLGMVFLEKILRVQPDVKKIYLLLRSSDAKSATKRMNNEIIGKELFRVLREKCGADFESFISEKVVALPGDVTSENLGIKELKQREQMCSEIEIVFNCAATTNFDERYDIALDVNTFGVLHATNFAKKCLKLEMFLHVSTAYVCGERGGYLLEDSSSMDEMVKEMTKFDFEAVEKKLVKEKLNELKAQDASQEVITNTMKDFGIERAKVYGWPNTYVFTKAMGEIFLGRLKENLPLVIIRPTVVTSTYKEPFPGWIQGFRTIDSVIASYYKGKLPCLLVDPMIVFDMIPVDMVVNSIIAAMAVNANKYSSIIYHVGTSLRNPIKFCDIHDIVFKYCTENPWINKDGTIVKAGKFTMFKTMASFHMYMQIRYMLPLQGLRLVNMAFGQYFQELYVNYDRKLRLVMRLVELYKPYMFFKGIFDDTNSEELQRITIESYKDAEMFKFDPKCIDWADYISKTHVPGLRKHVMLKK, from the exons ATGGAGTCGGCGAGCATACTCCGATATCTGGAGGGCAAGACCATCTTAGTTACCGGAGGTACCGGCTTCCTTGGAATGG TGTTTTTGGAGAAAATACTCAGAGTTCAACCAGATGTGAAAAAGATCTACCTTCTTTTAAGATCCTCCGACGCCAAGTCAGCCACAAAGCGCATGAACAATGAG ATCATAGGGAAGGAGTTGTTCAGAGTTTTGAGGGAAAAATGCGGCGCAGATTTTGAATCCTTCATTTCAGAAAAAGTTGTTGCTTTGCCAGGAGACGTCACTTCTGAAAACCTCGGAATCAAAGAATTGAAACAGAGGGAGCAAATGTGCAGTGAAATAGAAATAGTATTTAACTGTGCAGCCACCACAAACTTTGACGAAAG GTATGATATCGCCCTGGACGTCAACACATTTGGAGTGCTGCATGCGACGAACTTTGCAAAGAAATGCTTAAAACTAGAGATGTTTCTCCACGTATCAACTG CTTATGTATGTGGCGAGAGGGGTGGATACTTACTGGAAGACTCATCTTCGATGGATGAAATGGTGAAGGAGATGACTAAATTTGATTTTGAAGCAGTGGAAAAGAAACTGGTGAAGGAGAAATTGAATGAACTAAAAGCACAAGATGCTTCACAAGAAGTTATTACAAACACAATGAAGGATTTCGGCATTGAAAG ggctAAAGTGTATGGATGGCCAAACACTTATGTATTTACGAAAGCGATGGGAGAAATATTTCTCGGACGCTTAAAAGAAAATCTACCTCTTGTCATTATACGTCCAACAGTGGTTACTAGTACTTACAAGGAACCATTTCCAGGTTGGATTCAAGGATTCAG AACCATTGATAGCGTAATTGCTAGTTATTATAAAGGGAAGCTCCCATGCTTACTCGTCGATCCCATGATAGTATTTGATATG ATTCCGGTGGACATGGTGGTGAATTCAATAATTGCAGCAATGGCAGTGAATGCAAATAAATATTCAAGCATCATATATCATGTAGGAACCTCACTGAGAAATCCTATAAAATTTTGTGATATTCATGATATAGTGTTCAAATACTGCACTGAGAATCCATGGATTAACAAGGATGGAACCATTGTTAAGGCTGGCAAGTTTACAATGTTCAAGACTATGGCTAGCTTTCACATGTACATGCAAATTCGCTACATGCTACCTTTGCAG GGATTAAGGCTGGTGAATATGGCATTTGGCCAATATTTTCAAGAATTGTATGTGAACTATGATCGTAAACTCAGATTGGTGATGCGCTTGGTAGAGCTATACAAACCTTACATGTTTTTCAAGGGCAT TTTTGACGACACCAATTCAGAGGAATTACAAAGGATAACAATTGAGAGTTACAAAGATGCAGAAATGTTCAAGTTTGATCCCAAATGCATTGATTGGGCAGACTACATTTCGAAAACTCATGTTCCTGGCCTTCGAAAACATGTTATGCTCAAAAAATAA
- the LOC112202893 gene encoding proteinaceous RNase P 2, translating to MGTPKRKKKQTPETQFHSSLTFCSKNKDLNSAISLYESAVSQNTRLNQHHFNTLLYLCSNSVTDPSLKQLALEYGFRVFDHMSSIEVLPNEATITAVARLAAAKGDGDYAFELVKGMEKYNVLPRLRTCDPALFGFCEKLEADKAYEVEEYMNKVGVSVEEPEIAALLKVSAETGRGERVYDYLHKLRNAVRCVHESTAKIIEDWYRDGRASEVGEVNWDSGRVKEAVLRNGGGWHGQGWVGKGDWSVQRANVDSDSRCCSCGEHLVCVDIDCAETDRFAQSVAALAMEREVKLNFSEFQDWLDKHADYEAIVDGANIGLYQQNFAEGGFSLPQLDAVVKELYNRSGEKWPLVVLHNRRFRSLVENPSHRKVVEEWMDKGILYTTPSGSNDDWYWLYAAVKLKCLLVTNDEMRDHIFELLGSSFFLKWKERHQVRYTFVKGNLKLQTPPPYSSVIQESESGSWHVPVADDSDEEPARTWLCITRPSASKASTGALLSQNAFLNSCTSEFVTSHNDKTTTKTGKRKERSPSPSHLMT from the exons ATGGGAACtccaaagaggaagaagaagcagacCCCAGAGACCCAATTCCACTCTTCCCTCACTTTCTGCTCAAAGAACAAGGACTTAAATAGCGCAATCTCGCTGTATGAATCCGCTGTTTCGCAGAATACGCGGCTCAACCAGCACCATTTTAACACCCTACTCTACCTCTGCTCTAACTCTGTCACTGACCCGTCCCTGAAGCAATTGGCCTTGGAATATGGCTTCCGCGTGTTTGATCACATGTCGTCGATCGAAGTCCTCCCCAACGAGGCCACGATCACCGCTGTTGCTCGGCTCGCTGCGGCGAAAGGTGATGGTGATTATGCTTTTGAGCTGGTGAAGGGTATGGAGAAGTATAATGTATTGCCGAGGTTGCGCACTTGCGATCCGGCATTGTTTGGCTTTTGCGAGAAACTGGAGGCTGATAAGGCGTATGAGGTGGAAGAGTATATGAATAAGGTGGGAGTGAGTGTAGAAGAGCCTGAGATTGCAGCCTTATTAAAGGTGAGTGCAGAGACAGGAAGAGGGGAGAGGGTTTATGATTACTTGCACAAGTTGAGGAATGCTGTGAGGTGTGTTCATGAATCGACGGCCAAGATCATTGAGGATTGGTATCGTGATGGAAGGGCTAGTGAAGTGGGTGAGGTGAATTGGGACTCGGGTAGGGTCAAAGAGGCGGTTTTGAGGAATGGAGGAGGGTGGCATGGGCAGGGGTGGGTTGGGAAGGGGGATTGGTCTGTGCAGAGGGCCAATGTGGATTCTGACAGCAGGTGTTGCTCCTGTGGTGAGCATTTGGTTTGTGTTGACATTGACTGTGCAGAGACAGATAGGTTTGCGCAGTCTGTTGCTGCTTTGGCAATGGAAAGGGAGGTTAAGTTGAATTTCAGTGAGTTTCAG GATTGGCTGGACAAACATGCTGATTATGAAGCTATTGTGGATGGAGCTAATATTGGGCTCTACCAGCAGAATTTTGCAGAAGGTGGATTCAGTCTTCCTCAG CTTGATGCTGTTGTGAAAGAATTGTACAATAGAAGTGGAGAGAAATGGCCACTTGTTGTCTTGCATAATAGACGTTTTCGGTCACTTGTGGAAAACCCTTCCCACAGAAAAGTGGTTGAGGAGTGGATGGATAAAGGTATTCTTTATACCACACCAAGTGGCTCAAATGATGACTG GTATTGGCTTTATGCTGCTGTGAAACTCAAGTGCTTGCTCGTTACAAATGATGAAATGCGAGATCATATATTTGAACTTCTAGGAAGCAGCTTCTTTCTTAAGTGGAAAGAGAGGCATCAA GTACGATATACTTTTGTTAAAGGCAATCTGAAACTTCAGACCCCACCCCCATATTCTTCAGTGATCCAG GAATCAGAAAGCGGATCATGGCATGTACCTGTAGCAGATGACAGCGATGAGGAGCCAGCGAGAACCTGGCTCTGCATTACCCGGCCAAGTGCCTCTAAAGCTTCTACTGGAGCTTTGCTATCTCAAAATGCGTTTCTGAACTCTTGCACATCTGAGTTTGTTACCAGTCACAATGATAAAACCACAACTAAGACGGGTAAAAGAAAGGAGAGGTCCCCATCTCCTTCCCACCTTATGACTTAA